The following proteins are encoded in a genomic region of Oryza brachyantha chromosome 11, ObraRS2, whole genome shotgun sequence:
- the LOC102721686 gene encoding putative serpin-Z5, with amino-acid sequence MAQNNKIQLKFIYAERQGEGERQAAAAAGLTELALRLSRGITAAAAGAEGNLLFSPLSVYAALALVAEGADGGTLAELLAVLGAASRDELGALVGRLARRALADRSGGGGPRVSFACGVWHDVTRTLAPSFRDAAAGSFMAEARAVDFRGRPGEAVDQINAWVKKETNELIDSAIDGALPADADVVVANAVYFKGKWEVPFKKSLTITDKFHRLDGAAIDARFMRSFRPRHHIACHDGFKVLRLPYEQGHRPASPPSLFSMCVFLPDARDGLWDLLDEMASTPGFLQDHLPTKTVRVGKLRLPRFKLTFSDSIAGVLRGLGLEVTFSDGEADFSKMVVDDGSGRTLSMSSLVHKAVIEVNEEGTEAAGYTGGVMCGAGPMRPPPVLVDFVADHPFAFFIIEEMSGALVFAGHVVDPSSAAGALDDDDDVVDPSSTPPRDFAADFFDLEMDEHHLGIMGCLRVLCYCCICYYCMSLICVGFRNLVTFLLG; translated from the exons ATGgcacaaaacaacaaaatacagCTGAAATTTATCTATGCTG AAAGGCAAGGCGAAGGCGAGCGACAggctgcggccgccgccggcttgaCGGAGCTCGCCCTCCGCCTCTCCAGGGGGATCACGgcggctgccgccggcgccgaaggCAACCTCTTGTTCTCGCCGCTATCCGTCTACGCCGCGCTCGCCCTGGTCGCCGAGGGAGCAGACGGCGGCACGCTCGCCGAGCTCCTGGCCGTCCTCGGCGCGGCGTCCCGCGACGAGCTCGGCGCCCTCGTCGGCCGCCTGGCGAGGCGGGCGCTCGCCGACcggtccggcggcggcgggccgcgCGTCTCGTTCGCGTGCGGCGTGTGGCACGACGTGACCAGGACGCTCGCGCCGTCCttccgcgacgccgccgccgggtcctTCATGGCGGAGGCCCGCGCCGTCGACTTCCGCGGACGGCCAGGGGAGGCAGTCGATCAGATCAACGCGTGGGTGAAGAAGGAGACGAATGAGCTCATCGACTCCGCCATCGACGGAGCCTtgcccgccgacgccgacgtcgtcgtcgccaacgCCGTCTACTTCAAGGGCAAATGGGAGGTTCCATTCAAGAAGAGCCTCACCATTACCGACAAGTTCCACCgcctcgacggcgccgccatcGACGCGCGCTTCATGCGGAGCTTCCGCCCCAGGCACCACATTGCCTGCCACGACGGGTTCAAGGTGCTCCGGCTGCCGTACGAGCAAGGGCATCgtccggcctcgccgccgtcgctcttCTCCATGTGCGTCTTCCTGCCGGACGCGCGCGACGGGCTCTGGGACCTCCTCGACGAGATGGCATCAACGCCGGGCTTCCTGCAGGATCACCTGCCGACGAAAACCGTGCGGGTCGGCAAGCTGAGGCTGCCAAGGTTCAAGCTCACCTTCTCCGACAGCATCGCCGGCGTGCTCCGTGGCTTGGGTCTCGAGGTCACCTTCAGCGACGGGGAAGCCGACTTCTCCAAGATGGTGGTCGACGACGGCTCCGGACGGACGCTGTCGATGAGCAGCCTCGTCCACAAGGCCGTCATCGAGGTTAACGAGGAAGGGACCGAGGCAGCCGGCTACACCGGCGGCGTAATGTGCGGCGCGGGCCCGATGCGCCCACCGCCGGTGCTCGTGGACTTCGTCGCCGACCACCCTTTCGCCTTCTTCATCATCGAGGAGATGTCTGGCGCCCTCGTCTTCGCCGGGCACGTCGTTGACCCTAGCTCTGCGGCCGGAGctctggacgacgacgacgacgtcgttgACCCTAGCTCAACGCCGCCTAGAGATTTCGCCGCCGACTTCTTCGACTTGGAGATGGACGAACACCACCTCGGCATAATGGGATGCCTTCGTGTACTTTGCTACTGTTGCATCTGTTATTACTGCATGTCGTTAATTTGTGTGGGGTTTAGAAACTTGGTGACGTTCCTCCTCGGATGA
- the LOC102722257 gene encoding serine/threonine-protein kinase STY13-like, producing MPKCGAAPSSLEIDLSSLEINDFVKQGLHGTLFCGKYHGRDVAVKLLEWGRDGHSTPEEIVRLGDSLRDAVDAWHEMDHPNIARLVGAFVGISPPPDTTSFVLVEHLTGGTLKDHLIKHINCKLSYQNAVNFALSMARGLSYLHSRKIVHRSVKTENMLLDDKLNLKIVDFDVACIDSDPKDITAVTGTPGYMAPEVLTEKSYNYKCDVYSFGICLWEIYCCEMAYKDASFADIKSAVLNKHLRPKIPKCCPRDMARIMRRCWDAEPASRPEMQEVVEMLEKLNTKKGHGMVPAGEPSGCFCFSIRRRSL from the coding sequence ATGCCCAAGTGCGGCGCAGCCCCCTCCAGTCTGGAGATCGATCTCTCCAGTCTGGAGATCAACGACTTTGTTAAGCAAGGGTTACACGGTACGCTGTTCTGCGGCAAGTACCATGGCCGCGACGTCGCCGTGAAGCTGCTCGAGTGGGGACGGGACGGCCACTCCACGCCGGAAGAGATCGTCCGCCTTGGAGACTCGCTGCGGGACGCGGTCGACGCCTGGCACGAGATGGACCATCCGAACATTGCCAGGCTCGTCGGCGCATTCGTTGGTATCTCGCCACCACCGGACACAACGTCCTTCGTCCTGGTCGAGCATCTCACCGGAGGAACATTGAAGGACCATCTTATCAAGCATATCAACTGCAAATTATCGTACCAGAACGCCGTCAACTTCGCGCTGTCAATGGCGAGAGGGTTGAGCTACCTACACTCGAGGAAGATCGTGCACCGCAGTGTCAAGACCGAGAATATGCTCCTCGACGACAAGCTCAACCTCAAGATTGTGGACTTTGACGTGGCCTGCATTGACTCTGACCCAAAGGACATAACCGCAGTGACAGGCACACCGGGCTACATGGCGCCGGAGGTGCTTACCGAAAAGTCGTATAACTACAAGTGCGACGTGTACAGTTTTGGCATTTGCCTATGGGAAATCTACTGCTGCGAGATGGCCTACAAGGACGCCAGCTTCGCTGACATCAAATCAGCGGTTCTCAACAAGCACCTAAGACCCAAGATCCCAAAGTGTTGCCCACGAGACATGGCACGCATTATGAGGAGGTGCTGGGACGCCGAGCCGGCGTCACGTCCAGAGATGCAGGAGGTGGTGGAAATGCTGGAGAAGCTCAACACCAAGAAAGGCCATGGCATGGTACCAGCGGGAGAGCCTTCCGGTTGCTTCTGTTTCTCTATTAGGCGTCGTAGCCTTTAG
- the LOC102704558 gene encoding probable serine/threonine-protein kinase DDB_G0271682 has protein sequence MTGSISQYHDKFKFKVDIKQNIKVFTEDEIKRITSNFSVPIGRGGFGEVYRGTLDDDYDLVAVKRYISKDLRKEFMEEVSIHSQMSHKNVVELIGYCIGESTLMIVTKYISKGNLDDILHNSDISIPLDVRLGIAIGCAEALSHMHSMHLSSDSLVCHGDIKPANILLDDNLTAKLSDFGVSRLLSGGVTQYTEHIKGSTSYMDPIYFQEGCLTPRSDVYSFGIVLVELIARKRVRKGDVNLIGSFNKACASGKDREIFDSAIANKKNMKILKEMRKLAIECLSLDIHKRPQMNVVEKRLRILKKELKNIHEKYSESILASHQAWHKNYNQGITMPSYNSRTQLKKSLSIFKRNLSSSKILLELGNVRIFTQEELNEVTQNYSYLLSGGTSGKVYQGTLEDNTVVAVRRFSEVFEGFEEAFINGGMILSQIVHRNIVRLLGYCLDADCPAFVYEHAARGTLSDVLDRHEDFPLHLRVKIAVQTAEALEYLHSSPTGIIKHGYVVPSKILVDDNFTPKLTGFSWAQRLIKASKVTIDDDVICNGFNNGAFHDRCVSLKLKTDVYQFGVLLLTLISRKNFVFYADHDHLILQLRAAYKTDNSGRAFFDDDIAARSEDITLLEVIGRLSLNCVSEIDQRPTMKEVAEHLRIIRRSWKNNGRADGATLVSEAVTKSRITGAEGTT, from the coding sequence ATGACTGGAAGTATCTCACAATACCATGATAAGTTCAAGTTTAAAGTAGACATCAAACAGAATATTAAGGTTTTCACAGAAGATGAGATTAAACGGATTACTAGCAACTTTAGCGTTCCCATCGGACGAGGTGGCTTTGGAGAAGTCTATAGAGGGACTCTTGATGATGACTATGATCTTGTTGCAGTGAAGAGATATATCAGCAAAGATCtaagaaaagagtttatggAAGAAGTAAGCATCCATAGTCAAATGAGTCATAAAAATGTGGTGGAGCTCATAGGCTATTGCATTGGAGAAAGTACTCTAATGATTGTTACTAAGTATATCTCCAAAGGAAACCTTGATGACATACTCCACAACAGTGACATTTCCATCCCTTTGGATGTAAGACTTGGTATTGCTATAGGGTGTGCAGAAGCATTGAGCCACATGCATTCAATGCATTTATCAAGTGACAGTCTTGTTTGTCATGGTGACATTAAGCCTGCCAACATACTTCTAGATGACAATCTGACAGCGAAATTGTCGGACTTTGGAGTGTCAAGGCTTCTTTCAGGTGGCGTTACTCAGTATACTGAACATATAAAAGGAAGCACATCCTACATGGATCCTATATACTTTCAAGAGGGTTGTCTTACTCCAAGGAGTGATGTTTATAGTTTTGGAATAGTTCTCGTGGAACTAATAGCCCGAAAAAGGGTAAGAAAAGGTGACGTTAACCTCATTGGATCTTTCAATAAAGCCTGTGCAAGTGGGAAAGACAGAGAAATATTTGATTCTGCAATAGCAAATAAGAAGAATATGAAGATTCTCAAAGAAATGAGGAAATTGGCAATCGAATGCCTATCACTGGACATTCATAAACGTCCTCAGATGAATGTTGTGGAAAAACGCCTTCGGATACTTAAAAAGGAATTAAAGAACATACATGAAAAGTATTCAGAATCCATTTTGGCGTCGCACCAAGCATGGCACAAAAACTACAACCAGGGCATAACCATGCCAAGCTATAATTCTAGGACACAGCTTAAGAAGAGTTTGAgcattttcaaaagaaatctTAGCAGTTCTAAGATTTTGTTGGAACTTGGCAATGTGAGGATTTTTACACAAGAGGAGCTAAACGAAGTCACACAGAATTACTCTTATCTTCTCAGTGGAGGTACTTCGGGTAAGGTTTACCAAGGAACGCTTGAGGACAATACGGTGGTAGCGGTGAGGAGATTTTCTGAGGTATTTGAGGGCTTTGAAGAGGCATTTATCAACGGAGGGATGATCCTTTCTCAAATTGTCCACAGGAACATCGTCAGACTTTTGGGTTACTGCTTGGATGCTGATTGTCCAGCTTTCGTTTATGAGCATGCTGCTAGAGGTACTCTTTCTGATGTTCTAGATCGCCATGAAGATTTCCCACTGCATTTACGTGTGAAGATTGCAGTTCAGACAGCAGAAGCATTAGAATACCTCCATTCCTCACCAACTGGTATCATCAAACATGGTTATGTTGTGCCATCCAAGATACTTGTCGATGACAATTTCACACCGAAGCTGACAGGCTTTTCATGGGCACAGAGGCTTATCAAGGCAAGTAAGGTCACCATTGATGACGATGTAATTTGTAATGGGTTCAACAATGGTGCATTTCATGATCGGTGTGTGTCGCTAAAACTGAAAACCGATGTGTACCAGTTTGGTGTTCTTCTTTTGACACTCATCAGTAGGAAGAACTTTGTGTTTTACGCGGATCATGATCACCTCATCTTACAACTCCGTGCAGCTTACAAGACAGATAACAGTGGAAGGGCATTTTTTGATGATGATATCGCAGCTCGTAGTGAAGATATTACTCTGCTTGAAGTGATCGGGAGGCTATCGCTGAACTGTGTTTCTGAAATAGATCAAAGACCAACAATGAAAGAAGTGGCAGAACACCTTCGGATAATTAGGAGATCTTGGAAGAATAATGGCAGAGCAGATGGAGCCACACTGGTATCTGAAGCTGTAACTAAATCTCGTATCACCGGAGCTGAAGGAACTACTTAA
- the LOC102705199 gene encoding receptor protein-tyrosine kinase CEPR2-like, translated as MRSHILVCCCLHLTTLLSLLLSSSCQPDHQIQALLELKAGLADPLNNLQTWTNATSPCRFLGVRCDRSTGAVTELSLSSMNLSGRIPPAIGALAALTRLELDSNSLSGSVPPELGNCTRLRFLNLSCNGLTGELPDLSALAALDTLDVENNGFSGRFPAWVGNLSGLVTLSVGMNSYELGETPASIGNLKNLTYLYLASSNLRGRIPESIFELTALETLDMSMNNLAGVIPAAIGNLRELWKIELYGNNLSGELPPELGKLTKLREIDVSRNQLSGRIPPELAALENFEVIQLYRNNLSGPIPAAWGELRFLKSFSAYENHFSGEFPANIGRYSPLNSVDISENAFSGPFPRYLCQGKNLQYLLALQNGFSGDLPEEYSACDSLQRFRINKNKLTGSLPAGLWALPAATIIDVSDNGFTGSISPAIGKAQSLNQLWLQNNRFDGEIPAEIGRLGQLQKLYLSNNSFSGELPPEIGSLSQLTALHLEENALTGRLPGDIGGCARLVEIDVSRNALTGPIPATLSSLSSLNSLNLSHNALTGTIPTQLQVLKLSSVDFSSNRLTGNVPPGLLVINGDVAFAGNPGLCVDGRSDLGVCKVEDNHHDGLARRSFVLVPVLVSAMLLLVVGILFVSYRSFKLEELKKRDMEQGGGCGEQWKLESFHPPELDADEICAVGEENLIGSGGTGRVYRLALKGGGGMVVAVKRLWKGDAARVMAAEMAILGKVRHRNILKLHACLSRGELNFIVYEYMPRGNLYQALRRETKGGAVGAAELDWPRRCNIALGAAKGLMYLHHDCTPAIIHRDIKSTNILLDEDYEAKIADFGIAKIAAEDSAEFSCFAGTHGYLAPELAYSMKVTEKTDVYSFGVVLLELVTGRTPIDPAFGEGKDIVFWLSAKLAAESLDDVLDQRVAAPASARDREDMIKVLKVAVLCTAKLPAGRPTMRDVVKMLTDAGAGPCSPRGQPPAAAARTCTRSKSCC; from the exons ATGAGAAGCCACATCCTTGTCTGCTGCTGCCTCCATCTCACCACACTCCTCTCACTCTTGCTCAGCTCGAGCTGCCAACCTGACCACCAGATTCAGGCGCTGCTCGAGCTCAAGGCCGGCCTGGCTGACCCTCTGAACAATCTTCAGACATGGACGAACGCCACCTCGCCGTGCCGCTTCCTCGGCGTGCGGTGCGACCGGAGCACCGGCGCCGTCACCGAGCTCTCGCTGTCGAGCATGAACCTGTCCGGCAGGATACCGCCGGCGATCGGCGCGCTGGCGGCGCTGACGCGGCTCGAGCTCGACTCCAACTCGCTGTCCGGGAGCGTGCCGCCGGAGCTGGGCAACTGCACCCGCCTCCGGTTCCTCAACCTCTCCTGCAACGGCCTCACCGGCGAGCTGCCGGACCTGTCGGCGCTGGCGGCGCTCGACACGCTCGACGTCGAGAACAACGGCTTCTCCGGGAGGTTCCCGGCGTGGGTCGGCAACCTGTCCGGACTCGTCACGCTCAGCGTCGGCATGAACAGCTATGAACTAGGGGAGACGCCGGCGAGCATCGGGAACCTCAAGAACTTGACGTATCTGTACTTGGCGAGCTCCAACCTGAGAGGGCGGATACCCGAATCCATCTTCGAGCTCACGGCGCTGGAGACGCTCGACATGTCGATGAACAACCTCGCCGGCGTGATCCCGGCGGCTATCGGCAACCTCCGGGAGCTGTGGAAGATCGAGCTGTATGGGAACAATCTGAGCGGCGAGCTTCCGCCGGAGCTAGGGAAGCTGACCAAGCTGCGCGAGATCGACGTGTCCCGGAACCAGCTCAGCGGCAGGATCCCGCCGGAGCTCGCGGCGCTCGAGAACTTCGAGGTGATACAGCTCTACCGGAACAACCTGTCCGGGCCGATCCCGGCGGCGTGGGGCGAGCTGAGGTTCTTGAAGAGCTTCTCCGCCTACGAGAACCACTTCTCCGGCGAGTTCCCGGCGAACATCGGCCGGTACTCGCCGCTGAACAGCGTGGACATCTCCGAGAACGCCTTCTCCGGGCCGTTCCCGAGGTATCTCTGCCAGGGCAAGAACCTGCAGTACCTTCTCGCCCTCCAGAACGGCTTCTCCGGCGACCTCCCGGAGGAGTACTCGGCGTGCGACAGCTTGCAGAGGTTCCGGATCAACAAGAACAAGCTCACCGGCAGCCTCCCGGCGGGGCTATGGGCGCTCCCGGCGGCGACCATCATTGACGTGTCGGATAACGGGTTCACCGGAAGCATCTCGCCGGCGATCGGCAAGGCGCAGAGCCTTAACCAGCTCTGGCTGCAGAACAACCGGTTCGACGGCGAGATCCCGGCGGAGATCGGCCGGCTCGGCCAGCTCCAGAAGCTGTACCTTTCGAACAACTCGTTCTCCGGCGAGTTACCGCCGGAGATCGGGAGCCTGTCCCAGCTGACGGCGCTGCACCTGGAGGAGAATGCGCTGACCGGCCGGCTTCCGGGCGACATCGGCGGCTGCGCCCGGCTGGTCGAGATCGACGTGTCCCGGAACGCGCTCACCGGGCCGATCCCGGCGACGCTGTCGTCGCTGTCGTCGCTCAACTCTCTCAATCTCTCACACAACGCGCTCACCGGTACGATCCCGACGCAGCTCCAGGTGCTCAAGCTGAGCTCCGTCGACTTCTCGTCGAACCGACTCACCGGGAACGTGCCGCCGGGGCTTCTCGTGATCAACGGCGACGTGGCGTTCGCGGGGAACCCGGGGCTCTGCGTCGACGGCAGGTCGGACCTAGGCGTGTGCAAGGTGGAGGACAACCACCACGACGGGCTCGCACGTAGGTCGTTCGTCCTCGTGCCGGTGCTCGTGTCGGCGATGCTGCTGCTCGTGGTCGGCATCCTCTTCGTGAGCTACCGGAGCTTCAAGCTGGAGGAGCTCAAGAAGAGGGACATGGAGCAGGGCGGCGGGTGCGGCGAGCAGTGGAAGCTGGAGTCGTTCCACCCGCCGGAGCTGGACGCCGACGAGATATGCGCCGTCGGGGAGGAGAACCTGATCGGGTCGGGCGGCACGGGGCGCGTGTACCGGCTGGCGctgaagggcggcggcggcatggtggtggcggtgaagCGGCTGTGGaagggcgacgcggcgagggtgatggcggcggagatggccATCCTCGGGAAGGTCCGCCACCGCAACATCCTTAAGCTCCACGCGTGCCTCTCCCGCGGCGAGCTCAACTTCATCGTCTACGAGTACATGCCACGGGGCAACCTCTACCAGGCGCTCCGGCGAGAGACCAagggcggcgccgtcggggCCGCCGAGCTCGACTGGCCACGCCGGTGCAATATTGCGCTCGGCGCGGCCAAGGGGCTCATGTACCTCCACCACGACTGCACGCCGGCGATCATCCACCGCGACATCAAGTCCACCAACATCCTCCTCGACGAGGACTACGAGGCGAAGATTGCCGACTTCGGCATCGCCAAGATCGCCGCCGAGGACTCCGCCGAGTTCAGCTGCTTCGCCGGCACCCACGGCTACCTCGCCCCCG AGCTCGCCTACTCCATGAAGGTGACGGAGAAGACGgacgtgtacagcttcggCGTGGTGCTGCTCGAGCTCGTCACCGGCCGGACCCCGATCGACCCGGCGTTCGGCGAGGGGAAGGACATCGTGTTCTGGCTGTCCGCCAAGCTCGCCGCGGAGAGCCTCGACGACGTGCTGGACCAgcgcgtggcggcgccggcgtcggccagGGACAGGGAGGACATGATCAAGGTGCTCAAGGTCGCCGTGCTCTGCACCGCCAAGCTACCGGCGGGGCGTCCGACGATGAGGGACGTGGTGAAGATGCTcaccgacgccggcgccgggccgTGCAGCCCCCGTGgccagccgccggcggctgcggcgaggACCTGCACCAGGAGCAAGAGCTGCTGCTGA